The proteins below are encoded in one region of Gammaproteobacteria bacterium:
- a CDS encoding UPF0104 family protein yields MTWRGILGVLIFAAFVAFIEVYLGWGALLAPWAALPPAALVAAALLTLASYGLRALRFYDYFAADMSGRGGACVKLMLQHNLWNNLLPMRTGEFSFPWLMSRYFAVPVARSLPALAWFRVLDLHALGLAALAGAAWLDGAGWLAVLAAWLPLPGLLSRAAGLLRRRLGERTGRLAPLLDKLLAGLPRTRRALWRSVLWTYVNWLVKLAAFAWV; encoded by the coding sequence GTGACCTGGCGCGGCATCCTCGGCGTGCTGATTTTTGCCGCCTTCGTGGCGTTCATTGAAGTCTATCTCGGCTGGGGCGCATTGCTGGCGCCCTGGGCCGCGCTGCCGCCGGCGGCCCTGGTGGCAGCGGCGCTGCTCACCCTGGCCAGCTACGGCCTGCGGGCGCTGCGCTTTTACGACTATTTCGCCGCCGACATGAGCGGCCGCGGCGGCGCCTGCGTGAAGCTGATGCTGCAACACAATCTGTGGAACAATCTTTTACCCATGCGCACCGGCGAGTTCAGCTTTCCATGGCTGATGTCCCGCTATTTCGCCGTGCCCGTGGCCCGCTCGCTCCCCGCCCTGGCCTGGTTTCGCGTGCTGGATCTGCACGCCCTGGGCCTGGCGGCGCTGGCGGGAGCGGCCTGGCTGGACGGGGCAGGGTGGCTGGCGGTCTTGGCGGCCTGGCTCCCCCTGCCCGGGCTGCTCAGCCGCGCTGCCGGGCTGCTGCGCCGCCGGCTGGGCGAAAGGACAGGCCGGCTTGCCCCCTTGCTGGACAAATTGCTGGCGGGCCTGCCCCGGACCCGGCGGGCGTTGTGGCGCTCTGTGCTGTGGACTTATGTCAACTGGCTGGTGAAACTGGCGGCTTTTGCCTGGGTGT